A genomic segment from Armatimonadota bacterium encodes:
- a CDS encoding TldD/PmbA family protein codes for MNEKEAQEICEKAIALSEAEHVQVNLYGAREASTRYANNEITQNVAKSQVSLRVTCAYGNKVGRCSTNRLDTDSIREAVKRAEQMARVAEPDTEFLPPPEPTTYRAILAYADSTAHATPEDRARVVRQVIEEAKSRGLQTAGSFATNSSVMAVANNRGLFGFHTATRASLICTVMAEDSSGWAEQTHEDMTIISPKVVAKRAADKAVAARQPQEVSPGDYTVVLEPPAIAELLAYMAWSMDAKAADEGRSAFTGKEGTTIGNELVTLQSLPAHPECPAEPFFDDGMPAPDVTWVERGVLKTLAYSRYWAHQQGKPFTGYPSNLILQGGSHSLEELVAQVEDGLLITRFWYIRFVDPMQLLLTGMTRDGVYRIQEGKVTHAVKNLRFNESPLVVLQNVRLLGVPQRVESDALVPPVVVDSFTFSSTTTF; via the coding sequence ATGAACGAGAAAGAAGCCCAGGAGATTTGTGAGAAAGCTATCGCCCTCAGCGAGGCGGAGCATGTGCAGGTGAACCTTTATGGAGCGCGGGAAGCCTCTACGCGCTATGCCAACAACGAGATTACTCAGAACGTCGCCAAAAGCCAGGTAAGCTTGCGCGTTACCTGTGCTTACGGAAACAAGGTGGGGCGTTGTAGCACCAACCGACTGGACACCGATTCCATCCGCGAGGCGGTGAAGCGTGCCGAGCAGATGGCGCGCGTGGCGGAACCCGATACCGAGTTTCTTCCTCCACCTGAACCGACAACTTACCGTGCGATCCTGGCGTATGCGGACAGCACTGCGCATGCCACTCCGGAAGACCGTGCCCGCGTGGTGCGACAGGTGATTGAGGAGGCAAAGTCGCGAGGGCTCCAAACGGCAGGCAGCTTCGCCACGAACTCCTCCGTCATGGCTGTAGCCAACAACCGAGGTCTGTTCGGCTTTCACACCGCCACGCGGGCGTCGCTGATATGCACCGTGATGGCGGAAGACAGCAGCGGCTGGGCGGAGCAGACCCACGAAGACATGACCATCATCTCGCCGAAGGTAGTTGCAAAGCGAGCCGCAGACAAAGCGGTGGCGGCGCGTCAGCCGCAGGAGGTGTCGCCTGGGGATTATACGGTGGTGCTGGAGCCGCCGGCGATAGCAGAACTGTTGGCGTACATGGCATGGAGTATGGACGCCAAAGCCGCCGACGAGGGGCGTTCCGCTTTCACCGGCAAGGAGGGAACCACCATCGGCAACGAACTGGTGACATTGCAGTCTCTGCCTGCACATCCTGAATGTCCGGCAGAACCCTTCTTTGACGACGGGATGCCTGCGCCAGACGTGACATGGGTGGAGAGAGGCGTGCTAAAGACTCTGGCGTATAGCCGTTATTGGGCGCACCAGCAAGGTAAGCCCTTTACTGGCTACCCGTCCAACTTGATTTTGCAGGGCGGGAGCCATTCGCTGGAGGAGCTGGTGGCGCAGGTGGAAGACGGCTTGCTCATCACGCGCTTCTGGTACATTCGCTTCGTAGACCCGATGCAGTTACTATTGACCGGCATGACGCGCGATGGGGTGTACCGTATTCAGGAGGGCAAAGTGACTCATGCGGTCAAGAATCTGCGCTTCAACGAAAGCCCGCTGGTGGTGCTTCAGAACGTGCGATTACTGGGGGTCCCGCAGCGGGTGGAAAGCGACGCGCTTGTGCCGCCCGTAGTGGTGGATAGCTTCACCTTTAGCAGCACCACCACTTTCTGA